The Martelella sp. AD-3 genome includes a region encoding these proteins:
- a CDS encoding enoyl-CoA hydratase/isomerase family protein, whose translation MSEEITVEKREGFAILTMSRPARRNALGATSMATLFENLKTLAAEPECAAVVLTGAPPAFCAGSDLKELGGLSVADMCEHEAETARIARAIGHLPIPVIAAVEGYALGGGFILAASCDIVVSAAGAKWNMPEVRNGWLPPWGLQALLARTSAANARLITWGIMEIDGNEARRLGIADTVAPDGAALEAACTLAGRLAALPANAVASAKRFFEIAAAADAERMDAEAGRLFAQDCESAAAKAVLSSFTVK comes from the coding sequence ATGAGCGAGGAAATCACTGTCGAAAAACGCGAAGGCTTTGCCATTCTCACCATGAGCCGCCCTGCGCGCCGCAACGCGCTCGGCGCGACAAGCATGGCCACGCTGTTTGAAAACCTGAAGACTCTTGCCGCCGAACCCGAATGTGCCGCCGTGGTGCTCACCGGCGCGCCGCCGGCCTTCTGCGCAGGATCGGACCTGAAAGAACTTGGCGGATTGTCCGTTGCGGACATGTGCGAACACGAGGCCGAGACAGCGCGGATCGCGCGCGCGATCGGGCACCTGCCGATCCCGGTGATCGCGGCGGTGGAAGGTTACGCGCTCGGCGGCGGCTTCATTCTGGCCGCCTCATGCGACATCGTCGTCTCGGCGGCAGGCGCGAAATGGAACATGCCGGAAGTGCGCAATGGCTGGCTGCCGCCATGGGGGCTGCAGGCGCTTCTTGCCCGCACGAGCGCCGCCAATGCCCGCCTCATCACCTGGGGCATTATGGAAATCGACGGGAACGAGGCCAGACGACTTGGCATCGCCGATACGGTCGCCCCCGACGGCGCCGCGCTTGAGGCCGCCTGCACGCTGGCCGGCCGGCTGGCGGCTCTGCCTGCCAATGCCGTCGCCTCGGCAAAGCGGTTCTTCGAAATCGCGGCGGCCGCCGATGCAGAACGCATGGATGCAGAAGCAGGCAGGCTCTTCGCGCAGGACTGCGAAAGCGCGGCGGCGAAAGCCGTCCTCTCCAGCTTTACGGTGAAATGA
- a CDS encoding sugar ABC transporter substrate-binding protein produces MKTAIFSALVTSAFVAAASPSLADDAKLLGIVSIAANEANNVRYINGAKAAAEELGWDVDVVDAAGSADQANSAIQNFAGRGAVAIIDMVFPYSSIGAGLAAADSAGIPVVTWGGGLGRSVASTNGSGAPIAAPVIDKMIANLNSKGEILALTYRTGEVCRNREVLLDEKLKDYPDIKVTKNEVRIPGYLEDGAQYANAWLASRPPGGDNLAIWGCWDDPAIGAIGPLRQQGRTDVEVYGVNGNAQALENIRRGHMTATAWEDSYTEGYDMVMLLEKIIDEGDAWEPKAVEVPAILVTQDNIETFLKEHPDAYGN; encoded by the coding sequence ATGAAAACCGCAATCTTCTCGGCGCTTGTCACAAGCGCGTTTGTGGCGGCGGCGTCGCCGAGCCTGGCCGATGACGCCAAGCTTCTCGGCATCGTCTCGATCGCAGCGAACGAGGCCAACAATGTTCGCTACATCAACGGTGCCAAGGCGGCTGCCGAAGAACTGGGATGGGATGTGGACGTCGTCGATGCGGCGGGCAGCGCCGATCAGGCCAATTCCGCGATCCAGAACTTCGCCGGCCGCGGCGCTGTCGCGATCATCGACATGGTGTTTCCCTATTCGTCGATCGGGGCAGGTCTTGCCGCTGCCGACAGCGCTGGAATCCCTGTCGTTACCTGGGGCGGCGGTCTTGGCCGCTCGGTTGCCTCGACCAATGGTTCAGGCGCGCCGATCGCCGCGCCGGTGATCGACAAGATGATCGCGAATCTCAACAGCAAGGGCGAGATTCTGGCACTCACCTACCGCACTGGCGAGGTTTGCCGCAATCGCGAAGTCCTGCTTGACGAGAAGCTGAAGGACTATCCCGATATCAAGGTAACCAAGAACGAAGTTCGTATTCCCGGCTATCTGGAAGACGGAGCGCAATATGCCAATGCCTGGCTCGCATCGCGTCCGCCCGGGGGCGATAACCTGGCGATCTGGGGTTGCTGGGACGATCCGGCCATCGGCGCGATCGGACCGCTGCGCCAGCAAGGGCGCACGGATGTCGAAGTCTATGGCGTCAACGGCAATGCCCAGGCGCTTGAGAATATCCGTCGCGGCCATATGACCGCCACCGCTTGGGAGGACAGCTACACCGAAGGCTATGATATGGTGATGCTGCTCGAGAAGATCATTGATGAAGGCGATGCCTGGGAGCCGAAAGCGGTCGAGGTTCCGGCCATTCTGGTTACCCAGGACAATATCGAGACGTTCCTGAAGGAGCATCCCGACGCCTACGGCAATTGA
- a CDS encoding sugar ABC transporter ATP-binding protein — protein MTDFKAASAKQNSEEHAVFLEVENVVKSYGGVQALKGVSLTLRAGEVHGLVGANGAGKSTVIKVLAGLTRADGGRIRIDEREVEVATPHQASDLGMNFIHQELAFIPSMTVMENIMLGLPKKTRFGWVDWAAIEKDIAPIAARVGLKASLSANVKTLSTAENWLVNICRALVRKARLIVMDEPTASLSANEAERLFAIIEDLSRSGVAVLYVSHRLDEIMRLCSRVTAFRDGRSVACLEGETLTRENLVEAIVGGAVEPLAREDRRAIDGPVALSISGLKRLPRVRGVDFSLRKGEVLGIGGLVGAGRSELARLIYGADRVDGGKMELNGIPFAPRSPSEAVHKGLGFVPEERRSEALLLTKSLAFNMQIANLSNIIRSPALPLIDYRKRRTKSEEIIRDLAIKTDGVDTPVGRLSGGNQQKVVIGRWLLRRPDVLILDEPTRGVDIGARGEIHRLIRNLAAEGMAVLVISSEPDELPDLCDRVLVMVEGLITRELSGDEMNRNAIIEASYAQAS, from the coding sequence ATGACTGACTTCAAAGCGGCAAGCGCAAAACAAAATTCAGAAGAACATGCAGTCTTTCTGGAAGTTGAAAATGTCGTCAAGTCATATGGCGGCGTCCAAGCGCTCAAGGGCGTTTCGCTCACGCTGCGCGCTGGCGAGGTTCACGGCCTCGTCGGCGCGAATGGCGCCGGCAAGTCCACCGTCATCAAGGTTCTTGCCGGCCTGACCCGCGCCGATGGCGGTCGGATCAGGATCGACGAGCGGGAAGTCGAAGTGGCGACACCGCACCAGGCCAGCGATCTTGGAATGAACTTCATTCACCAGGAACTTGCCTTCATTCCCTCCATGACCGTGATGGAGAACATCATGCTGGGCCTGCCCAAGAAGACCCGCTTCGGCTGGGTCGACTGGGCGGCGATCGAAAAGGACATTGCGCCGATTGCCGCGCGCGTTGGCCTCAAGGCTTCGCTTTCGGCCAACGTCAAAACCCTGTCGACGGCGGAGAACTGGTTGGTCAACATCTGCCGGGCGTTGGTGCGCAAGGCCCGCCTGATCGTGATGGACGAGCCGACCGCATCGCTCTCGGCCAATGAGGCGGAGCGGCTGTTCGCAATCATCGAGGATCTGTCCCGTTCCGGCGTGGCGGTGCTTTACGTGTCGCACCGGCTGGATGAAATCATGCGGCTCTGCTCAAGGGTCACGGCGTTTCGCGATGGCCGGTCGGTCGCCTGCCTTGAAGGCGAGACGCTGACCAGGGAAAATCTTGTGGAGGCGATTGTCGGCGGCGCGGTTGAACCTCTGGCGCGCGAAGACAGACGCGCGATCGACGGTCCGGTCGCGCTTTCTATCAGCGGTCTCAAGCGACTGCCCAGGGTCAGGGGAGTGGATTTCAGCCTCAGGAAGGGCGAGGTGCTGGGCATAGGCGGTCTCGTCGGGGCAGGGCGCAGCGAGCTTGCGCGCCTAATCTACGGTGCTGATCGGGTTGACGGCGGGAAGATGGAGTTGAACGGCATCCCCTTTGCCCCGCGTTCGCCGAGCGAGGCGGTTCACAAGGGGCTGGGCTTCGTGCCCGAGGAACGCCGCTCCGAGGCCCTGCTCCTGACCAAAAGCCTCGCCTTCAACATGCAGATCGCCAATCTGTCCAATATCATACGATCTCCGGCTCTGCCGCTGATAGATTATCGCAAGCGCCGGACGAAAAGCGAGGAAATCATCCGCGATCTCGCGATCAAGACGGATGGCGTCGATACGCCGGTGGGCCGGCTTTCGGGCGGCAATCAGCAGAAGGTTGTGATCGGCCGCTGGCTTTTGCGTCGGCCGGACGTGCTCATTCTCGATGAACCGACAAGGGGCGTCGATATCGGCGCGCGCGGTGAAATTCACCGGCTTATTCGCAATCTGGCCGCAGAAGGCATGGCGGTGCTTGTAATCTCTTCCGAGCCCGATGAACTGCCCGATCTATGCGACCGCGTGCTCGTGATGGTCGAAGGCCTGATCACGCGGGAGCTTTCCGGCGACGAGATGAACCGCAACGCCATCATCGAGGCAAGTTACGCTCAGGCGTCATAA
- a CDS encoding NAD(P)-dependent oxidoreductase, translating to MNKTIETLHPGMFPDTFRDVEHLEDFMSVPTSEVVEDLNALDGDIMILGVGGKIGVTMARMAKRACPDKRVIGVSRFSEKGVEERLNAWGIETIACDLLDREAVNALPKVANVIYMAGLKFDYRGREDFLWAMNTIAPQITAEAFRDSRLVTFSTIHVYPWSNPLHGGVTEKDLPMARPGEYANSVVGRERTFEHFSKKYDTPGRAMRFVYAIDTRYGVMQEIASWVFAGKEVPLDTGHVNIMWQGDANAQFLRMLGQCTVPASPINVGGPETMSVRYLANRFGEAFGVEPRFTGAEQDNCLLVNCDKANGIFGNPVVSVDPMVRWVADWVKTGKPVHGKPSKFQVRSGEF from the coding sequence ATGAACAAAACGATTGAGACCCTTCATCCCGGCATGTTTCCGGACACATTTCGTGACGTCGAGCATCTCGAGGATTTCATGTCGGTGCCCACGTCCGAGGTGGTCGAGGACCTGAACGCGCTCGACGGCGACATCATGATCCTCGGTGTCGGCGGCAAGATCGGCGTCACCATGGCCCGCATGGCCAAGAGGGCCTGCCCCGACAAGCGGGTCATCGGCGTATCGCGCTTTTCCGAAAAAGGCGTCGAGGAGCGTCTCAACGCCTGGGGCATCGAGACAATTGCCTGCGACCTGCTTGACCGGGAGGCGGTCAATGCCCTGCCGAAAGTCGCCAATGTCATCTACATGGCCGGTCTCAAATTCGACTATCGCGGTCGCGAGGATTTTCTCTGGGCGATGAACACGATCGCACCGCAGATCACGGCGGAGGCCTTTCGCGACAGCCGGCTGGTGACCTTTTCGACGATCCATGTCTACCCCTGGTCGAACCCGCTTCATGGCGGCGTGACGGAGAAAGACCTCCCCATGGCCCGGCCCGGCGAATACGCCAATTCGGTTGTCGGACGGGAGCGCACCTTCGAGCATTTCTCCAAGAAATACGACACGCCCGGTCGCGCCATGCGCTTCGTCTACGCCATCGACACGCGTTACGGCGTGATGCAGGAAATCGCCAGCTGGGTCTTTGCCGGCAAGGAGGTCCCGCTCGATACCGGCCATGTCAACATCATGTGGCAGGGCGATGCCAACGCCCAGTTCCTGCGCATGCTCGGCCAGTGCACAGTGCCGGCGAGCCCGATCAATGTCGGTGGACCGGAGACCATGTCGGTTCGCTATCTCGCCAATCGTTTCGGCGAAGCCTTCGGCGTCGAACCGCGCTTTACCGGCGCCGAGCAGGACAATTGCCTGCTCGTGAACTGCGACAAGGCAAACGGGATCTTTGGTAATCCGGTCGTGTCGGTCGATCCGATGGTGCGCTGGGTGGCCGACTGGGTGAAGACCGGAAAGCCCGTCCATGGCAAGCCGTCGAAATTTCAAGTCCGCTCCGGTGAGTTTTGA
- a CDS encoding LacI family DNA-binding transcriptional regulator translates to MFSSLGSPPFALANARKTFRQISPKHTFGQDCFEEKPFEYIELALFIDLILSANRFVEAHLANIKDVAKAAGVSPATVSAVVNDTAYVSPPLRARVLEAVESLNYSPMSAARNLKRGRSQLIALAVADLQNPFFSRMVCAAEAAVSAWGYSLVVFNSDEKPENERTILGRIRSLSCDGVILVPIGGPERYQQFWRDPAAPPLVLFGREIGDNRFDAVTLDNVLAGRRATRYLLDLGHRRIGSITGPTFLSTGAGRLQGLMQAMEERGLKPDPQHVRSGDFREEIAYSVAMEILQRPDRPTALYVANGLMALGTMRAINDLGLRCPEDISIASTDTLPGVGGLRPRLTRTEHPMGDMIDQAVRFLMERIGNENTKIQGRRVTFPPELLLGDSCAGPDAGK, encoded by the coding sequence ATGTTTTCCTCCCTTGGGTCTCCACCCTTCGCTCTGGCGAACGCCAGAAAAACGTTTCGCCAGATAAGCCCAAAACACACTTTCGGGCAAGACTGTTTTGAAGAAAAACCTTTCGAATATATCGAACTTGCTCTATTTATCGATTTGATTTTATCAGCGAACCGTTTTGTGGAGGCCCACTTGGCAAACATCAAGGACGTTGCAAAGGCTGCCGGCGTGTCACCGGCTACGGTATCCGCCGTCGTCAATGACACGGCCTATGTCAGTCCGCCTCTGCGTGCCCGCGTCCTCGAGGCCGTAGAGAGCCTCAACTACTCGCCGATGTCGGCGGCCCGCAATCTGAAGCGCGGCCGCAGCCAGCTAATCGCACTCGCGGTTGCCGATCTTCAGAACCCGTTCTTCTCCCGCATGGTCTGCGCCGCCGAGGCAGCTGTCAGCGCCTGGGGTTACAGTCTCGTCGTCTTCAACAGCGACGAAAAGCCGGAAAACGAGCGCACCATCCTCGGCCGAATTCGCTCGCTTTCCTGCGACGGCGTGATCCTCGTCCCGATCGGCGGCCCGGAGCGCTATCAGCAGTTCTGGCGCGACCCGGCCGCGCCGCCGCTCGTTCTCTTCGGCCGCGAGATCGGCGACAACCGGTTCGATGCCGTCACGCTCGACAATGTTCTGGCCGGGCGACGGGCGACGCGCTACCTGCTGGACCTCGGCCACCGCAGGATCGGCTCGATCACCGGCCCCACCTTCTTGAGTACCGGCGCCGGGCGATTGCAGGGCCTCATGCAAGCCATGGAGGAGCGCGGCCTGAAACCGGATCCCCAACACGTGCGCTCCGGTGACTTCCGCGAGGAAATCGCCTACTCGGTTGCCATGGAAATATTACAGAGGCCCGACCGCCCGACAGCGCTTTATGTGGCCAACGGCCTGATGGCGCTTGGCACGATGCGGGCAATCAACGACCTTGGGCTTCGCTGCCCGGAGGACATCTCCATCGCCTCCACCGACACATTGCCCGGCGTGGGCGGCCTGCGGCCCCGGCTCACCCGTACGGAACATCCGATGGGCGACATGATTGACCAGGCAGTCCGCTTTTTGATGGAGCGGATCGGCAACGAGAACACGAAGATACAGGGGCGCCGGGTGACCTTCCCGCCCGAGCTTCTGCTCGGCGACAGTTGTGCGGGTCCGGACGCCGGCAAATGA
- a CDS encoding GntR family transcriptional regulator gives MEKTSINGSMTDVAYDTIQNQIVTGALKSHELLSESEIARELNCGRTPVREALQRLKFEGFVEILPRRGILVTAVDVSKQLELLETRRPLENLVVTLACKRASDSQREEMRSLADRLESAIAEADRSRYLAINKAIHLLEAEAANNRFLQSQINVIHNLSRRFWFSFISDTHSFSKAAVCHADTLRAIADGDQEMAARHNSDLLDLLEAVTRQAIDQR, from the coding sequence GTGGAGAAAACGTCGATAAACGGTTCCATGACAGATGTCGCCTATGACACGATTCAAAATCAGATCGTCACTGGGGCGCTCAAGTCGCACGAGCTTCTGTCCGAAAGCGAGATCGCCCGCGAACTGAATTGCGGGCGCACGCCCGTGCGCGAGGCGCTGCAAAGGCTGAAATTCGAGGGTTTCGTCGAGATACTGCCGAGGCGCGGCATACTGGTGACAGCCGTCGACGTGTCGAAGCAACTCGAGCTCCTCGAGACGCGGCGTCCGCTGGAAAACCTGGTCGTCACCCTTGCCTGCAAGCGTGCCAGCGATTCTCAGCGCGAAGAGATGCGCTCACTCGCCGACCGGCTGGAAAGCGCGATCGCCGAGGCTGATCGGTCGCGCTACCTGGCGATCAACAAGGCGATCCACCTGCTGGAGGCGGAGGCGGCTAACAATCGGTTTCTACAAAGCCAGATCAACGTCATTCACAATCTGTCGCGCCGATTCTGGTTTTCCTTCATTTCCGACACGCACTCCTTTTCCAAGGCTGCGGTCTGCCATGCGGACACACTCCGGGCGATTGCCGATGGCGACCAGGAGATGGCCGCAAGGCACAATTCCGACCTCTTGGATCTGCTGGAGGCGGTGACGCGGCAGGCCATCGATCAGCGCTAG
- a CDS encoding acyl CoA:acetate/3-ketoacid CoA transferase, whose protein sequence is MQKIVTAEEAVANIKHGATVASAGVIGWVTPDAILKALGARFEKTGSPGDLTFYFPCGTGDAMGIKGMDHVAREGLMKRIVSGSYINPVDPATGKRPELMRLIRENRIEAYSWPIGATMHWLREVARKSPGYITRVGLGTYADPRLGGGKFTEKARDDLIRVIEIDGEELLYYPTWPVDVAILRAASADKYGNLSWEDEPLTTANIALALAAKASGGKVIVQVRRIVETNSRPATANRLPGIFVDQIVVDEDMMMTTDVAYEPAYFGGQRRDLLTLEPPPFSADRIIANRIAAEVRRDELAIYGFGAATDVPLVMAEQGLFAGEAIHDYPATTEHGAYGGIVMPGWQFSANINPDALLDGPTQFDVIDGGLCAFTALSFAEYDSDGVVNVSKFGKANPGAGGFIDIAQNAQRLIFAGTFTTGGLKADVREGKLEILQEGKVRKFVNAAASVTYRVEEGVRKRGQEALIVTERAVFRCAGDGLELIEIAPGIDLHSQVLDLMDFAPVRISDPLPLMDEKHFARTLNEERADA, encoded by the coding sequence ATGCAGAAGATCGTAACGGCCGAGGAGGCCGTCGCCAATATCAAGCACGGAGCAACCGTCGCAAGCGCGGGCGTCATCGGATGGGTCACACCCGATGCCATCCTGAAGGCGCTCGGCGCGCGATTTGAGAAGACCGGCTCGCCGGGCGACCTCACCTTCTATTTTCCCTGCGGCACAGGCGACGCCATGGGCATCAAGGGCATGGACCATGTCGCCCGCGAAGGGCTGATGAAGCGCATCGTCTCGGGCAGCTATATCAACCCCGTCGACCCCGCGACCGGCAAACGCCCAGAACTGATGCGGCTTATCCGCGAAAACAGGATCGAGGCCTATAGCTGGCCGATCGGCGCCACCATGCACTGGCTGCGCGAGGTTGCGCGCAAGTCGCCCGGCTACATCACCCGCGTCGGTCTCGGCACCTATGCCGATCCGAGACTGGGCGGCGGCAAGTTTACCGAAAAGGCCAGGGACGACCTGATCCGGGTCATCGAGATCGATGGCGAGGAACTGCTCTACTATCCCACCTGGCCGGTCGATGTCGCGATCCTGAGAGCCGCCAGCGCCGACAAATACGGCAATCTGAGTTGGGAAGACGAGCCGCTGACGACCGCCAATATCGCGCTGGCGCTTGCGGCGAAAGCGAGCGGCGGCAAGGTGATCGTCCAGGTGCGGCGCATCGTCGAGACCAATAGCCGGCCGGCAACGGCCAACCGCCTGCCCGGCATCTTCGTCGACCAGATCGTGGTTGACGAAGACATGATGATGACCACAGATGTGGCTTATGAGCCGGCCTATTTCGGTGGCCAGCGCCGCGACCTCTTAACCCTTGAGCCGCCGCCCTTTTCCGCCGACAGGATCATCGCCAACCGCATTGCAGCCGAGGTTCGTCGCGATGAGCTTGCGATCTACGGTTTTGGCGCGGCAACCGACGTGCCTCTGGTGATGGCCGAACAGGGGCTCTTCGCCGGCGAGGCGATCCACGACTATCCAGCAACGACAGAACACGGTGCCTATGGCGGCATCGTCATGCCGGGCTGGCAGTTCTCTGCCAACATCAACCCGGACGCGCTCCTTGACGGGCCGACCCAGTTCGATGTCATCGATGGCGGGCTGTGCGCATTCACCGCGCTCTCCTTCGCCGAATACGACAGCGACGGCGTGGTCAACGTCTCGAAATTCGGCAAGGCCAATCCCGGCGCCGGCGGCTTCATCGATATCGCCCAGAATGCGCAAAGGCTGATTTTCGCCGGCACCTTCACCACCGGCGGACTGAAGGCCGATGTCCGCGAGGGAAAGCTTGAAATCCTGCAGGAGGGCAAGGTGCGTAAATTCGTCAACGCGGCGGCGTCCGTCACCTATCGGGTCGAGGAGGGTGTACGGAAACGCGGCCAGGAGGCCCTGATCGTGACCGAGCGTGCCGTCTTCCGCTGCGCCGGGGATGGGCTTGAACTGATCGAGATCGCCCCAGGCATCGACCTGCATAGCCAGGTGCTCGACCTGATGGATTTCGCGCCGGTCAGGATCAGCGATCCCCTGCCGCTTATGGACGAAAAGCACTTCGCCCGAACGCTGAATGAGGAGCGTGCAGACGCATGA
- a CDS encoding dihydrodipicolinate synthase family protein, translated as MKFTDIPEGSRALLRKGTVLPAHPLLLTAERKLDEARQRAVTRYYVDAGAGGMAVGVHTTQFAIREVGLYEPVLRLAAETAYAWTDRPLLMVAGVTGNTEQALNETRIARGLGYHAVLLNLARLKGQSEIEILKHCRAIAAEMPVIGFALLPEVGGFHLSYDFWRAFAGLDNVVAIKMAPFDRYRTIEIIRGVCDAGSQDRITLYTGNDDHIILDLVQPFVVRSADGKSEHRLRIRGGLLGHWSVWAEKAVQQFERIHAIADGAAIPEDILALDSMVTDCNLAIYDALNNLAGCIPGCLEVLRRQGLAAGTWCLDENEVLSPGQSEQIDRVYAMYPEMNDDLFVKKNLTRWLSGNAAANPLLR; from the coding sequence ATGAAGTTCACCGATATCCCGGAAGGGTCTCGTGCCCTCCTAAGAAAGGGCACCGTCCTGCCTGCCCACCCGCTTCTGCTCACCGCAGAACGCAAGCTGGACGAGGCGCGCCAGCGCGCGGTCACCCGCTATTACGTCGATGCCGGCGCCGGCGGCATGGCGGTCGGCGTCCACACCACGCAATTTGCCATTCGCGAAGTCGGACTTTACGAACCGGTTCTGCGTCTTGCTGCGGAAACGGCCTACGCCTGGACTGACCGGCCGCTTCTGATGGTTGCCGGCGTAACCGGTAACACGGAGCAGGCGCTGAACGAGACGCGGATTGCACGCGGGCTCGGATATCACGCGGTTCTCCTGAACCTTGCCCGACTGAAGGGCCAGTCGGAAATCGAGATCCTCAAGCATTGCCGCGCGATCGCCGCTGAAATGCCGGTAATCGGTTTCGCCCTTCTGCCCGAGGTCGGCGGATTTCATCTCTCCTACGATTTCTGGCGCGCCTTTGCCGGTCTCGACAATGTCGTAGCGATCAAGATGGCGCCGTTTGATCGCTATCGCACCATCGAGATCATCCGCGGGGTCTGCGACGCCGGCTCTCAGGATCGCATCACGCTTTATACCGGCAATGACGATCACATCATCCTCGACCTCGTCCAGCCCTTCGTCGTGCGATCGGCCGACGGCAAAAGCGAGCACCGGCTGCGCATTCGCGGCGGCCTTCTGGGACATTGGAGCGTTTGGGCCGAAAAAGCCGTGCAGCAGTTCGAGCGCATCCACGCCATAGCCGACGGCGCGGCGATCCCCGAGGATATCCTGGCGCTCGACAGCATGGTGACCGACTGCAACCTCGCCATTTACGACGCGCTGAACAACCTGGCCGGATGCATTCCGGGCTGCCTTGAAGTGCTGCGCCGCCAGGGACTGGCCGCCGGAACCTGGTGCCTTGACGAGAACGAGGTCCTGAGCCCCGGCCAGAGCGAACAGATCGACCGGGTCTATGCGATGTATCCCGAAATGAACGACGACCTCTTTGTGAAGAAGAATTTGACGCGCTGGCTGAGCGGCAACGCCGCCGCCAATCCGCTTCTGCGATGA
- a CDS encoding FAD-dependent oxidoreductase, with product MPVPMDTRDRQRLDCDLLVVGGGAAGVTAATIAARNGLSVIIVERHGFCGGGAVAGHSGTICGLYEASDNAESGPVQAVFGFAGEFVSRMEGRDGLGAPVRYGKTFTRVHDPIVWREVSDDLLSEAGVTVIYHAVATEALMEGDRIEGAHVWTKEGPLDIRAKRTIDASGDADLIAMAGLPSFIGDNGRVQNPTMIFRLQGVDVNAFRAAYGEDTIMPPAVSEMIVAANGAGDYTLPRAKIWLFATTRPGELLCNCTRIVGADGRELNPLFWRDFSEAEIEGRRQAREYARFFHDHLVGCETSFVNDMAVQVGVRQTRQVEGVTKLMNADVTGGSKFADGIARSPWPIELHAGAKPKVEWLLNDVYEIPYGCFVPQRGENLLVAGRCLSAEHEAVASARVTAQCFSYGHAIGHAATISAQEGVAPRDLSGADIRAILNRENAHLDG from the coding sequence ATGCCCGTTCCGATGGATACAAGAGACCGACAGAGACTTGACTGCGACCTGCTCGTGGTCGGCGGCGGCGCCGCCGGCGTGACGGCCGCCACGATTGCCGCGCGCAATGGTCTTTCGGTCATCATCGTCGAGCGCCATGGCTTTTGCGGCGGCGGCGCGGTGGCCGGCCATTCCGGCACGATCTGCGGCCTTTACGAGGCGAGCGACAATGCCGAGAGCGGGCCAGTGCAGGCGGTGTTCGGGTTTGCCGGCGAATTCGTTTCACGCATGGAAGGCCGTGACGGCCTCGGCGCGCCGGTGCGCTACGGCAAAACCTTCACCCGCGTCCATGACCCGATCGTGTGGCGTGAGGTTTCGGACGACCTGCTTAGCGAGGCGGGCGTGACGGTCATCTATCACGCCGTGGCGACCGAGGCCCTGATGGAGGGCGACCGGATCGAGGGCGCCCATGTCTGGACCAAGGAAGGCCCGCTCGACATCCGCGCAAAACGCACCATCGACGCCTCCGGCGATGCTGATCTCATCGCCATGGCGGGCCTTCCGAGCTTCATCGGCGACAATGGCCGCGTTCAGAACCCGACCATGATCTTCCGTCTGCAGGGCGTGGATGTGAATGCCTTCCGCGCCGCCTACGGCGAAGACACGATCATGCCGCCCGCAGTTTCGGAAATGATCGTCGCTGCAAACGGAGCCGGCGACTATACCCTGCCGCGCGCAAAGATCTGGCTGTTTGCGACCACGCGGCCCGGCGAGCTGCTGTGTAATTGCACCCGCATCGTCGGTGCCGATGGGCGCGAACTCAACCCGTTGTTCTGGCGTGATTTTTCAGAGGCAGAGATCGAAGGCCGCAGGCAGGCGCGCGAATATGCGCGCTTCTTCCACGATCACCTCGTCGGCTGCGAGACATCCTTCGTCAACGATATGGCCGTGCAGGTCGGCGTGCGCCAGACGCGCCAGGTTGAAGGCGTCACAAAACTCATGAATGCCGATGTGACCGGCGGCTCGAAATTTGCAGACGGTATTGCCCGCTCGCCTTGGCCGATCGAACTTCACGCAGGCGCGAAACCGAAAGTCGAATGGCTGCTGAACGATGTCTATGAAATTCCCTACGGCTGTTTCGTGCCCCAGCGGGGCGAGAACCTTCTCGTCGCCGGGCGCTGCCTTTCGGCCGAGCACGAGGCGGTCGCCTCTGCCCGGGTGACGGCGCAGTGCTTCAGCTATGGCCACGCCATCGGCCACGCGGCAACAATCTCGGCACAGGAAGGCGTTGCACCCCGCGACCTTTCCGGAGCCGACATCCGCGCCATTCTCAACCGCGAAAACGCGCATCTGGACGGATAG